In Chlorobiota bacterium, the sequence CAACGACTTGACCCAAGCATCCGCACGCCACAGGCGTTGGTGCTGGTCCCAACGCGTGAGCTTGCCATGCAGGTCCACGAAGAATTCCTGGCGTTGTCGCAAGGGACCGGGCTTCAGGGCGCGCTGATTTACGGCGGCGTTGGCTACGGCCCCCAGCTTCAAGCCCTCCGCGACGGCGCGCAAGTGGTGATTGGCACACCAGGCCGAATCACCGACCACCTTAGCCGCCGCTCCCTGAACTTCAACAACCTGCGCGTCCTTGTGTTCGATGAAGCCGATGAGATGCTTTCCATGGGCTTCTACCCAGCCATGGTTGAAATCCGCTCCTGGCTTCCCCGCAAACGGATCTCCTGGATGTTCTCGGCCACCATGCCCTACAAGGTGCAGCTGCTGGCCGAAGAATTCCTGACAAAGCCAGAGTTCCTAACCTTGAGCGCCGGCCACGAGACCGTCAGCACGATGGAGCACCGCTGGTACATGGTCCCCCCAATGGATAAGGACCTGATGCTGATGCGGTTGATTGAAATAGAAAGCCCGGAATCGGCCATCATCTTCTGCAACATGAAGACCGATGTGGAATACGTTGCCAGCGCGCTCCGAAGCCGTGGCTACAACGCCGATTTACTATCGGGCGACCTTAGCCAGAAGGACCGCGAAACCGCCATGCGCCGGATTAAAAACCACGAGGTCCGGTTCCTTGTTGCCACCGATGTGGCCGCGCGCGGCATTGACATCAGCGACCTTGCTTACGTCTTCCAATACGACGTCCCAAAAGATTCCGAAAGCTACTTGCACCGCGCCGGACGCACCGCCCGCGCAGGGAACACCGGCGTTGTGGTGACGCTGGTGGCGAATATGTCCGACAAAACCGACCTGAATAAAATCTCCCGCCGCTACAACGTTGACTTCGTTGAGATGAAGCTGCCAACGCAAGAGGAGATGGAGCAGCGGATTGCCGAACGGCTGATTAACCTGCTGGAAGAACGGATGCGGAAAATCACCAAGCAGGTCCACCGCGAGCGGATTGCACGGTTCGAGGCGTTGGTAAAAGGCCTTTCGCAGACCGAGGATGAGTGGCTGTTGGTGGCAATGCTCCTGGATGAGTTGTACCAGAAGGAATTCCACGCCGCAACGGCAACCGCCGGCCCAACCAGCAAGGCCACCACCGGAAAAACTCCGCCGCCACCGCAGGCGGAAGCACGGCCAACAACCCAGCCAGCAAGCGGAACGCATCAGCACGCAACGCCTTCGCACAAACCAAGCCCGCCAACGCAGCCGGCCCAACAGCAAACGCCCACCACCCTCCATCCGCAGGCTGCGGATGGAGCACTACAGGAGCCTGCCAAAAAGAAAAAGAAGAAAAAGAAACGCCGCCGCAATCGTGGCGGGGAGCAAACCGCCGCCGGCACAACCCTGCAAGCAATGGGAGCCGATGCCGCCGCAAACGCTGCCACGCAAACCGCAACACCGGCGGAGCAGGAGCAGGCGGCCAGCGTGAGCATTGAAGAAGTGGCAACGGCAGAAACCGGAGCGGCGGAGCAATCCCCCACGGAGCTTCCCGCCCCAGCCAAGAAAAGCACACGCCGAAAAACCACTGAGGAAAAAGTAGAGATAGCAGCAACCACAGAATCCGCGCCGGAGCTTGCAGCCGCGCCAGCCCCTTCCGGCAAGCCGGCCAAAGCTCCCGCAAAACGGAAGGCCAAAACCACCCCGGAACCCAGCCAACCGGAAGCGGTTTCGGAAGCAATCCCAGAAACCAAACCGGCCGGGCGCAAAAAGCAAAAAGCCGCCGCGCAAAAGGAAGAAGCACCGGTGGAAGCAACAGCCCCGGAATCTATCCTTGCCCCCGAACCGGAAGCCAAGCCAGCAAAGCGGAAAGCCAGCCCAAAGAAAACGGTGGCGGAAACCGCGCCAGCCGAAGCCCCAGCCGTGCAACCGAAGCGGCGGAAGAAAGGGGAGTAAGAAGGGAACGGAAGAATCACACAACAGGGGCATGATCCAGGCCGATCATGCCCCTGTTGATGTTCATCTCAGAGTTTCATAAAAACCATCACTCACTTCCCCGCCTCCTTTTTTTCCTCACCCCGACGCTGCAACCTCACACACTCCATTGCAGTTAGGGTGTGGCGGCGGGCTTGGTGATGGAGCCTGCACGATGTACCTTGCTTCCCCACTGTTGTGGGCGACGCTGATTCCTTGATGATGCCACTTATGACCGACGACAAAGTCCGCGCGCTGCGGCGGATGAAACGGATTGCCACCGGAGCCTTCCTTCTGATGACGGCAATCTTTTTTGTGACCAACCATTTGGGGAACCAAGCCATTTTCTGGGTGGTGCGTTGGGACCACGTAAACGCTTTTGCCGAGGCCGCAATGGTGGGCGCGCTGGCCGATTGGTTTGCGGTGGTGGCACTCTTCCGCCACCCTCTTGGCATCCCCATCTGGCACACAGCAATTATCCCGAACAAGAAGGATGAGATTGGGCGCAACCTTGGCACCTTCGTGGAAACCCGATTGCTTTCGGTGGAGAATTTGCGAACCGAGATCGGCCGGTTTTCCGCTGCGAACGCGGCACTTGGCTACCTGGATGAACCGAGCCACCGCCAACGCGCTGCCGAACTGCTGACCGAAGGGATTGCCACCATCGTTCGCCAGCTTGATGATGAACAGGTGCAAGCCACCATTGCCGAGGCCGCCACCGACAAGCTGAAAGATTTGAATGCCAGCACGCTATTGGGGAATGGCTTGGAACTGATCGTCCAAAGTGGCAGGCACCAGCAGATCATTGATTCGGCATTAACCTATCTGGCCCAATGGGTGCCAACCCGCCGCGACATGATCCGCCAGTTTATTGAGCGGTCCTTGCAGCGAACCTTGAAATGGGGAAGCAACCTTGTTCCCAATGCCGTTGTTGAACGCGCCACCGACCAAGTGCTGACCGCGCTGATTGAGGTGCTGCAGCAGGCCGCCGCCGACCCCGCCCACCCAATGCGCGAAGACTTAAACAGCCGCGCCGAGGAATGGGTTCACCGCCTGCAGCAGGATGAAGAAT encodes:
- a CDS encoding DEAD/DEAH box helicase, with protein sequence MTNNTTPTILAEPENRLPDFAFDQLPEPLASNVAAMGWKSPMPVQVKAVPYLLSGRDMIVQSHTGSGKTGAFLLPLLQRLDPSIRTPQALVLVPTRELAMQVHEEFLALSQGTGLQGALIYGGVGYGPQLQALRDGAQVVIGTPGRITDHLSRRSLNFNNLRVLVFDEADEMLSMGFYPAMVEIRSWLPRKRISWMFSATMPYKVQLLAEEFLTKPEFLTLSAGHETVSTMEHRWYMVPPMDKDLMLMRLIEIESPESAIIFCNMKTDVEYVASALRSRGYNADLLSGDLSQKDRETAMRRIKNHEVRFLVATDVAARGIDISDLAYVFQYDVPKDSESYLHRAGRTARAGNTGVVVTLVANMSDKTDLNKISRRYNVDFVEMKLPTQEEMEQRIAERLINLLEERMRKITKQVHRERIARFEALVKGLSQTEDEWLLVAMLLDELYQKEFHAATATAGPTSKATTGKTPPPPQAEARPTTQPASGTHQHATPSHKPSPPTQPAQQQTPTTLHPQAADGALQEPAKKKKKKKKRRRNRGGEQTAAGTTLQAMGADAAANAATQTATPAEQEQAASVSIEEVATAETGAAEQSPTELPAPAKKSTRRKTTEEKVEIAATTESAPELAAAPAPSGKPAKAPAKRKAKTTPEPSQPEAVSEAIPETKPAGRKKQKAAAQKEEAPVEATAPESILAPEPEAKPAKRKASPKKTVAETAPAEAPAVQPKRRKKGE
- a CDS encoding DUF445 domain-containing protein, translated to MMMPLMTDDKVRALRRMKRIATGAFLLMTAIFFVTNHLGNQAIFWVVRWDHVNAFAEAAMVGALADWFAVVALFRHPLGIPIWHTAIIPNKKDEIGRNLGTFVETRLLSVENLRTEIGRFSAANAALGYLDEPSHRQRAAELLTEGIATIVRQLDDEQVQATIAEAATDKLKDLNASTLLGNGLELIVQSGRHQQIIDSALTYLAQWVPTRRDMIRQFIERSLQRTLKWGSNLVPNAVVERATDQVLTALIEVLQQAAADPAHPMREDLNSRAEEWVHRLQQDEELGENVNRWKNDLVENPTVRGYIAGLWISLKEWMLADAQNADSTIRSYVLRGIESFHQRLTEDQELRQTIDTKLRSAVISVVSNHHSAIGGVISRIVDSWDGQRLSREIELNLGRDLQYIRLNGTFIGGIVGLLIHLVKV